Proteins from a genomic interval of Methanoplanus endosymbiosus:
- a CDS encoding virulence RhuM family protein → MAKGKNGIIPASRDNPTEFLLYTSPDGEVKVEVFLHDETIWLPQKKIAELFGVGVPAISKHLDNIYESGELDRNSTISILETVQKEGNRNVKRKLEYYNLDAVISVGYRVNSSKATQFRIWATKLLKEFIIKGFVMDDDRLKNGHYFGKDYFRELLERVRSIRASERRIYQQITDIFAECSIDYEPGSDTTKQFYAHVQDKFHFAITGHTAAETVYLKADAEKPLMGLKTYKNAPDGRVLKSDITVGKNYLSEEEIKRLERTVSGFFDYIENIIEKRTTITMESFAGSVDKFLDFNEFRILEDYGKISRKKAEEKATEEYEKFNRKQNIESDFDRMIKHLSKKHGELNEQ, encoded by the coding sequence ATGGCTAAAGGGAAGAATGGAATTATTCCTGCAAGCCGCGATAACCCTACTGAGTTTTTGTTATATACATCTCCTGACGGTGAGGTTAAAGTTGAAGTTTTCCTTCATGACGAAACAATCTGGCTGCCGCAGAAGAAGATTGCTGAGTTATTTGGTGTTGGTGTTCCGGCGATATCAAAACACCTGGATAATATTTATGAAAGCGGTGAGCTTGATAGAAATTCAACTATTTCCATTTTGGAAACAGTTCAAAAAGAGGGTAATCGCAATGTTAAAAGAAAGCTTGAATATTACAACCTTGACGCAGTCATATCCGTAGGCTATCGTGTCAATTCATCCAAAGCAACGCAATTTAGGATCTGGGCAACAAAACTGCTCAAAGAGTTTATCATCAAAGGCTTTGTGATGGATGATGACCGGCTCAAGAATGGTCATTACTTTGGGAAGGACTATTTCAGGGAACTGCTTGAGCGTGTCCGGTCTATCCGGGCAAGTGAGCGGAGAATTTATCAGCAGATTACAGACATTTTTGCAGAATGCAGCATTGATTATGAACCAGGATCAGATACGACAAAGCAGTTTTACGCTCATGTCCAGGATAAATTTCATTTCGCTATCACCGGGCATACTGCCGCTGAGACAGTATATCTCAAAGCAGATGCAGAAAAACCGCTTATGGGACTTAAAACCTACAAAAATGCTCCGGATGGCCGGGTGCTTAAGTCCGATATTACGGTGGGCAAAAACTACCTCTCTGAAGAAGAAATAAAACGGCTTGAGAGAACAGTCTCAGGTTTTTTTGATTATATTGAAAATATCATTGAAAAGCGGACCACAATTACAATGGAGAGTTTTGCAGGAAGCGTTGATAAATTTCTTGACTTCAACGAATTCAGAATTCTTGAGGATTATGGTAAGATTTCCAGGAAAAAAGCCGAAGAAAAGGCAACTGAGGAGTATGAAAAGTTCAACAGGAAACAGAATATTGAATCTGACTTTGACCGGATGATTAAGCATTTGTCAAAGAAACACGGGGAATTAAATGAACAATAG
- a CDS encoding restriction endonuclease subunit S encodes MTHTTRLKDIASLNLGRPFRRKLEHDSSGTVCIIQNRDILPDSTIDYNNCLRLSPFDVSDKHRVNKGDILFRSRGPDTCSAIIEEETEEAVFASPLMKIEVNDREQVLPEYLNWFLNQRPSQAYYANNRRGSVVMMISISTLSELPVFIPELKKQKGFVEFSELIKRERRTSEKLSEKREKISLAILERTMKGEA; translated from the coding sequence ATGACACACACCACAAGACTGAAAGATATAGCATCTCTCAATCTGGGCCGGCCATTCAGAAGGAAACTTGAGCATGACAGCTCGGGCACTGTCTGCATCATACAAAACAGAGACATTCTTCCGGACAGCACAATAGATTACAACAACTGCCTGAGACTGTCTCCTTTTGATGTCAGTGATAAACACAGGGTGAATAAAGGAGATATCCTTTTTCGCTCACGCGGGCCGGATACCTGCTCTGCAATCATCGAAGAGGAAACTGAAGAAGCAGTCTTTGCCTCCCCGCTTATGAAAATAGAAGTAAATGACAGAGAACAGGTTTTACCAGAATACTTAAACTGGTTCTTAAATCAGAGACCATCACAGGCGTACTATGCAAACAACAGGAGGGGCTCTGTTGTTATGATGATAAGTATCTCCACACTTTCAGAATTACCCGTATTTATTCCGGAACTTAAGAAACAAAAAGGTTTTGTAGAATTCTCTGAACTGATTAAAAGGGAGAGAAGGACATCTGAAAAACTTTCAGAGAAGAGAGAAAAGATCAGCCTGGCGATTTTAGAGAGAACAATGAAGGGTGAAGCATAA
- a CDS encoding type I restriction-modification system subunit M: MAYNSDFKIEQKDINDAAWAACDTFRGVVDPAQYKDYILVTLFLKYISDVWNQHYREYKEKFGDDKERILRRLERERFVLPEESNFYTLYKRRNENNIGELINEALVAVEDKNRSKLEGVFRNIDFNSESNLGRTKERNRRLKTLLEDFNKPQLDMSPGNVSEDVIGNTYIYLIEKFASDAGKKAGEFYTPHAVSKLIAKLAKPKDGDRICDPSCGSGGLLIEAGREVGSDNYALFGMEVNGSTWALARMNMFLHNADGARIEWCNTLTNPALVDGDRLMKFNVVVANPPFSLDKWGADVAETDIFNRFWRGIPPKSKGDWAFISHMIEAALNKEGRVAVVVPHGVLFRSAKEGKIRRKMIEENLLDAVIGLPANLFPTTSIPVAILVFDRSRERGGDNENRRDVLFIDASSEYISGKNQNSLSDLQLDRIVKTYYDRTDVEKYAHVANMEEIEENDFNLNIPRYVDTFEEEEEIDIDAVQMEIDELEKELGEIRLKMAHKLDEIRR; encoded by the coding sequence ATGGCATATAATTCAGATTTCAAAATAGAACAAAAGGACATCAATGACGCAGCCTGGGCAGCATGCGATACATTCAGAGGAGTAGTTGATCCTGCACAGTATAAGGACTACATTCTCGTCACATTATTTTTAAAATACATATCCGATGTATGGAATCAGCATTACCGGGAGTATAAAGAAAAATTCGGAGATGATAAAGAAAGAATCCTCCGAAGACTTGAACGTGAGAGATTTGTACTTCCGGAAGAATCCAACTTCTACACCCTGTATAAAAGGCGCAATGAGAATAATATCGGAGAACTGATAAATGAAGCCCTTGTCGCTGTTGAAGACAAAAACAGGTCAAAACTGGAGGGCGTATTCCGGAATATAGACTTTAACAGTGAATCCAACCTTGGCAGGACAAAAGAGAGAAACCGCCGGCTGAAGACCCTGCTTGAGGATTTTAATAAACCACAACTGGATATGAGCCCGGGCAATGTCTCAGAAGATGTGATCGGAAATACATACATATATCTGATTGAGAAATTTGCATCCGATGCAGGAAAGAAGGCTGGGGAATTTTACACACCACACGCAGTATCAAAGCTTATTGCTAAACTTGCAAAGCCAAAAGATGGCGACAGGATCTGCGATCCTTCCTGTGGTTCCGGGGGACTGTTGATTGAAGCCGGAAGAGAGGTTGGAAGTGACAATTATGCTCTCTTTGGTATGGAGGTTAACGGCAGCACCTGGGCACTTGCACGGATGAATATGTTCCTTCATAACGCTGACGGGGCAAGAATTGAATGGTGCAATACTCTGACAAACCCCGCCCTGGTCGATGGTGACCGCCTGATGAAGTTTAATGTTGTTGTTGCCAATCCTCCGTTCAGTCTGGATAAATGGGGTGCTGACGTAGCTGAAACTGACATATTCAACCGCTTCTGGCGCGGCATTCCTCCGAAGAGCAAGGGCGACTGGGCGTTTATAAGCCACATGATAGAAGCGGCACTCAATAAGGAGGGCCGTGTTGCCGTAGTTGTCCCACACGGCGTATTATTCCGTTCAGCAAAGGAAGGAAAAATCCGTCGGAAAATGATCGAGGAGAACCTCCTTGATGCAGTAATTGGCCTGCCTGCAAACCTCTTTCCGACTACCAGCATTCCGGTTGCAATCTTAGTCTTTGACCGCAGCCGTGAAAGAGGCGGAGATAATGAGAACAGACGAGATGTATTATTTATTGACGCAAGTTCTGAGTATATCTCCGGAAAAAACCAGAATTCACTCTCAGATTTACAACTGGACAGGATTGTTAAGACATACTATGACCGCACAGATGTGGAAAAATACGCTCATGTTGCCAATATGGAAGAGATTGAAGAGAATGACTTCAACCTCAACATTCCCCGCTATGTGGACACCTTTGAAGAGGAGGAGGAGATTGACATAGATGCAGTTCAGATGGAGATTGATGAACTTGAAAAAGAACTCGGTGAAATCCGTCTGAAGATGGCCCATAAACTTGATGAGATCCGGAGATGA
- a CDS encoding YqhA family protein, which translates to MSQNTENRITDKKEQGTIEKTFEKFLWSLRYVVILGVIFGALSAIVLFIIGSKEILDIIIESVSITSGHVSHESILVGLIGAIDFYLIGLVLLIFSFGTYELFISELDIARKCGGFASILEVKNLDDLKNKIIKVIIMVLIVNFFQRILSMEMTNAMDMLSMAVSICVICIGVYFLGKHNY; encoded by the coding sequence ATGAGTCAAAATACAGAAAACAGAATTACAGACAAAAAAGAGCAGGGGACAATAGAGAAAACATTTGAAAAATTCCTCTGGAGCCTCAGGTATGTCGTAATTTTGGGAGTGATATTCGGCGCACTCAGTGCCATTGTTCTCTTCATTATCGGTTCAAAGGAAATTCTTGATATAATTATCGAGAGTGTTTCTATCACATCCGGCCATGTAAGTCATGAATCCATACTTGTTGGCCTGATTGGAGCAATTGACTTTTACCTGATTGGTCTTGTCCTGCTGATATTCAGCTTTGGAACATATGAACTGTTTATATCCGAACTTGATATCGCAAGAAAATGCGGGGGATTTGCAAGCATTCTTGAGGTTAAGAATCTCGATGATCTCAAGAACAAGATAATCAAGGTCATAATCATGGTCCTGATTGTAAACTTCTTCCAGAGGATATTATCTATGGAAATGACTAATGCCATGGATATGCTCAGTATGGCAGTTTCCATCTGTGTAATATGTATAGGGGTTTACTTCCTTGGGAAGCATAACTATTAA
- a CDS encoding DUF6119 family protein: MVKSRSFSIYLLKKGFSAENSLKEHHELIENITADNLPDGATLFLLDKNPSNPWWKDFWKIKTELKQTLKGAIVFLPVYDRCFAFTFGHTYHNLKEESYEYDFGLRSTLNAVDPDKLKSTDILQPENAKRESIQSSNTVNLTFFDFDKDESIVKRISGKVKEEYRYLFSNVTGANSIRIDSKLQARELPELCRNILALYNKDDFKIHFPDIQNIIPVKDPNIISKLNKQLLKVFREELTDIALTVPEIINYQENFQINYSIGKNNSETHDDAHINHYIKFFKSRNISPDEIDIGKLNKHNLNICDENRHIIQSFSIYKSLLFDCEFESKHYHICEGKWYELDKDYIVRLKKQLDPYFKNNILPKCDYKREDSYNKHVSDTNHKFICLDKKNISPKGQSSVEPCDLYTSTDNKATLIHIKISTRSANLSHLFNQGLNSAEIIRLHEESKDKLKKLIGNKDTEIIDGDKFEVIYGIITAKNPDKKSNNLPIFSRISLLRCINSFKLMGLHVSIMLIEDEYDRKK; this comes from the coding sequence ATGGTAAAGAGCAGAAGTTTTTCAATATATTTATTAAAAAAGGGATTTTCAGCTGAAAACTCATTAAAAGAACACCATGAGCTCATAGAAAATATAACTGCTGATAATCTTCCAGATGGGGCAACGCTCTTTTTACTTGACAAAAATCCATCAAACCCATGGTGGAAAGATTTCTGGAAAATAAAGACAGAACTAAAGCAGACACTAAAAGGCGCAATTGTTTTTCTTCCTGTTTATGATCGATGCTTTGCCTTTACTTTTGGACATACATACCACAACTTAAAAGAGGAGAGCTATGAGTATGATTTCGGTTTGAGAAGTACTTTAAACGCAGTAGATCCCGATAAACTTAAAAGTACTGATATATTACAACCAGAAAATGCTAAAAGAGAAAGTATTCAAAGTTCAAATACTGTTAATTTAACTTTCTTTGATTTTGATAAGGACGAATCAATTGTAAAAAGAATTTCAGGAAAAGTAAAAGAAGAGTATAGGTATCTCTTTTCAAATGTTACTGGAGCAAATAGCATACGGATTGATTCAAAACTTCAAGCAAGAGAACTACCTGAGTTATGCAGGAATATTTTGGCACTATATAACAAAGACGATTTTAAAATACATTTTCCAGACATTCAAAATATCATACCAGTAAAAGATCCAAATATCATATCCAAATTAAATAAACAATTATTAAAGGTATTTCGTGAGGAATTGACAGATATTGCACTGACTGTTCCTGAAATTATCAATTATCAGGAAAATTTTCAAATAAACTATTCCATAGGGAAGAATAATTCAGAAACACATGATGATGCTCATATAAATCATTATATTAAATTTTTTAAAAGTAGAAATATTTCTCCTGACGAAATAGATATTGGCAAACTTAATAAGCACAATCTGAATATCTGCGATGAAAATAGGCATATAATACAAAGTTTTTCGATATATAAGAGTCTGCTTTTTGACTGTGAATTTGAGAGTAAGCACTACCACATATGTGAAGGTAAATGGTATGAGTTAGACAAAGATTATATAGTCAGATTAAAAAAACAATTAGATCCTTACTTCAAAAATAACATTTTACCAAAGTGCGACTACAAAAGAGAAGATTCTTACAACAAGCATGTAAGTGATACAAATCATAAATTTATTTGTTTAGATAAAAAAAATATTTCACCTAAAGGACAATCCTCAGTAGAACCATGCGATCTTTATACTTCCACAGATAACAAGGCAACACTGATACATATAAAAATATCAACTCGATCTGCCAATTTAAGTCATCTTTTTAATCAAGGCTTAAATTCAGCTGAAATTATACGACTTCACGAAGAATCTAAAGATAAACTAAAAAAACTTATAGGAAATAAAGATACAGAAATTATAGATGGAGATAAATTTGAAGTAATATATGGGATAATTACTGCTAAAAACCCAGATAAGAAATCCAACAATTTACCTATTTTTTCAAGAATTAGTTTATTGAGATGCATTAACTCCTTTAAATTAATGGGTCTGCATGTCTCGATCATGCTTATTGAGGATGAGTATGACAGAAAAAAGTAG
- a CDS encoding YkgJ family cysteine cluster protein has protein sequence MSFYCQQCGECCSCLGLVLVIIEQTGEYEFKIRNEYTNEEHHVIVDEDKRHLFSDRSIFDKEPCACPFLRADPENNRVCCTVHATRTEMCKSYSCWRILILDKNGKRAGRVMEDRYFSAETSELEKFRQEEIKDIREPDTKKWDRIIIDKLRKAGYTVRT, from the coding sequence ATGTCATTTTACTGTCAGCAGTGCGGGGAGTGCTGCTCATGCCTTGGACTTGTCCTTGTAATTATTGAGCAGACCGGAGAATATGAGTTTAAAATCCGGAATGAGTACACAAACGAGGAGCACCACGTAATCGTTGATGAGGACAAAAGGCATCTCTTTTCAGACAGAAGCATATTTGATAAAGAACCATGTGCCTGCCCTTTTCTCAGGGCAGATCCGGAGAACAACCGCGTCTGCTGCACAGTCCATGCAACAAGAACTGAAATGTGCAAAAGCTATTCCTGCTGGAGAATTCTGATTCTTGACAAAAACGGGAAGAGGGCCGGCAGGGTGATGGAAGATCGTTACTTCTCGGCGGAGACATCCGAACTTGAGAAATTCCGGCAGGAAGAAATAAAGGACATAAGAGAACCTGACACAAAAAAATGGGACAGAATCATCATAGATAAATTAAGAAAAGCCGGGTATACTGTCAGGACGTGA
- a CDS encoding restriction endonuclease subunit S: MNNSLLKQPDKDIMADYAEMWEIKKLKDLTSIRISNGAFNDPNKTGNGYKLINVKNLYNEPHINASGLSLLNISEKEFERYKVKKGDLFFTRSSLKAEGIAHCNIFTEIPDDIIYECHIMRIRPDEEIIDPFYLFHFCKSFHARKYFIRHSKVATMTTIDQNDLGNLPVLLPPIPEQKAIADLLSTWDDAIEKTERLIEAKGNVFKKLINDLIYIPTVNGKWEELKMKFLFSERKESKRDDLPLLAITENEGIIPRENTNRKDTSNKDKSKYLRICPGDIGYNTMRMWQGVSALSMFEGIISPAYTVCIPGKKLSPQFISYLFKTPFMIHRFYRYSQGLTSDTWNLKYSNFCEIKMPLPSLPEQQQIAETLSTAQQEIDLLKKLAEKYKEQKRGLMQKLLTGEWRVKSEILNQYKGA, from the coding sequence ATGAACAATAGTCTCCTTAAACAGCCAGACAAAGACATAATGGCAGATTATGCGGAGATGTGGGAGATAAAAAAACTCAAAGACTTAACTTCAATTAGAATATCTAACGGTGCATTTAATGATCCTAATAAAACAGGAAATGGTTATAAGCTGATTAATGTTAAGAACCTGTATAATGAACCTCACATAAATGCATCAGGACTTAGCTTACTAAACATATCTGAAAAAGAATTTGAAAGATACAAGGTAAAAAAAGGAGATTTATTCTTCACAAGATCTTCACTGAAGGCTGAAGGTATAGCCCATTGCAATATTTTTACCGAAATACCTGATGACATAATTTATGAATGCCACATTATGAGAATTCGGCCAGATGAAGAAATTATTGATCCATTCTACCTGTTTCATTTTTGCAAATCTTTCCATGCGAGAAAATATTTCATTCGCCATTCAAAGGTTGCAACAATGACAACAATTGATCAAAATGATCTGGGAAATTTACCAGTTCTCCTCCCCCCAATCCCCGAACAGAAAGCCATTGCAGATCTCCTCTCCACCTGGGATGATGCAATAGAAAAGACCGAACGGCTGATTGAAGCGAAAGGAAATGTTTTTAAAAAACTGATAAATGACTTAATTTATATTCCAACAGTTAATGGAAAATGGGAAGAATTAAAAATGAAATTTCTCTTCAGTGAACGCAAAGAATCCAAAAGAGATGACCTGCCACTGTTGGCAATTACAGAAAATGAGGGCATTATACCTAGAGAAAATACTAACCGTAAAGACACATCCAATAAAGACAAATCCAAGTACCTGAGAATTTGTCCCGGAGACATCGGTTACAATACAATGAGGATGTGGCAAGGGGTTTCAGCTCTTTCAATGTTTGAGGGAATTATCAGTCCAGCATACACAGTTTGTATTCCCGGTAAAAAACTTTCACCACAGTTTATATCTTATTTATTCAAGACACCATTTATGATTCACCGTTTTTACCGGTACTCACAAGGTTTGACATCAGACACATGGAATCTTAAATACTCTAACTTCTGTGAAATCAAAATGCCTCTTCCATCATTACCCGAACAGCAGCAGATAGCAGAAACATTGTCAACAGCACAGCAGGAAATTGACCTCCTGAAAAAACTGGCAGAGAAGTATAAAGAACAGAAGAGGGGGCTAATGCAGAAACTGCTGACCGGAGAATGGCGGGTGAAAAGTGAAATTTTAAATCAATATAAAGGAGCGTAA
- the dinD gene encoding DNA damage-inducible protein D, whose translation MNSENIEKKHHLTFEEMKQTDPDGSEFWMARRLSRVLEYAEFRNFQPVIEKAKKACVNSGQNVKDHFVEMHEMVRIGSGAERKMDSYALSRYACYLIVQNGDPSKPVIANGQTYFAIQTRRQELADDEAFQRLKEEEKRLFLRSEMREHNKQLMEAAQQAGVVSGMDFAVFQNHGYRGLYGGLDAKAIHKRKQLKKNQKILDNMGSTELAANLFRATQTDEKIRREEIRGKNNANRTHLEVGSKVRQTIEELGGTMPENLPTPDKNLKKLEKKAKSPNTKMVNSGHSAKEER comes from the coding sequence ATGAACTCAGAAAACATTGAAAAAAAGCACCATCTGACTTTTGAGGAGATGAAACAGACAGATCCTGATGGGAGTGAATTCTGGATGGCACGTCGGTTATCCAGAGTTTTAGAATATGCAGAGTTCCGGAATTTTCAGCCGGTGATTGAGAAAGCAAAAAAGGCCTGCGTAAATAGTGGCCAGAATGTAAAAGACCATTTCGTGGAGATGCACGAGATGGTCAGGATAGGTTCAGGCGCTGAAAGAAAAATGGACTCATACGCTCTCTCACGCTATGCCTGCTACCTGATTGTTCAGAACGGAGATCCGTCAAAACCGGTTATTGCCAATGGCCAGACATATTTTGCCATTCAGACACGAAGGCAGGAACTGGCTGATGATGAGGCTTTTCAGCGCCTTAAAGAGGAGGAAAAACGGTTGTTTCTTCGTTCCGAGATGCGTGAGCACAACAAACAGCTCATGGAGGCAGCACAGCAGGCCGGTGTTGTTTCCGGGATGGACTTTGCTGTTTTTCAGAACCACGGGTACAGGGGACTTTATGGCGGACTGGATGCCAAAGCGATTCATAAGAGAAAACAACTGAAGAAGAACCAGAAGATCCTTGACAATATGGGCAGCACTGAACTTGCAGCCAATCTCTTCCGTGCAACACAGACCGACGAAAAGATACGCAGGGAAGAGATCCGGGGAAAAAATAACGCCAACAGGACACATCTTGAAGTCGGCAGCAAGGTGCGCCAGACAATTGAAGAACTTGGCGGAACTATGCCTGAAAACCTCCCTACGCCTGATAAAAACCTGAAAAAGCTGGAAAAGAAGGCGAAATCTCCGAATACAAAGATGGTTAATTCCGGACATTCAGCAAAAGAGGAGAGATAA